A segment of the Candidatus Hydrogenedentota bacterium genome:
CCAGCATCAGCGGGACGACTACGAGGCTGATCTGGCGCTGGTGGAAGGCCTCGAAGGCCGTGAACTGATCCGGGGGCACAAAGCGGAACGCGGGATAGTGGACAAGTTGGACCGTCCAGATGAGTCCGGCGAGCGCCAGGGTAGCTCCCGCATTCGCGACGAGGAGGGCGTGCGCGCTGTTCATTTCGCGGCGGTGTTGACGCGGGGTCTCGGCTGCACGCGCCCCAGGCCGCCATCCACGCCGATCACCTGTCCGGTGACCCACGCCTGTTCGGGGTCGAGCAGCCAGCAGATGGCGCGCGCGATGTCGTCCGGCGCGCCGAGGCGTCCCATGGGATGGAGGTTTTCGGAGATCTTCCGGGCGGCGCTGGCTTTGGTGATGGGCTGCGAGAGGGGCGTTTCCACGAGGCCGGGCGCGACCACATTGAAGCGTATGCCGCTGGAGGCGTAGGTGGCGGCGGCGGCGCGCGCCAGGCCCTCGACGCCGGCTTTCGCCGCGGCGATCGCCTCGTGGTTGCCCATGCCGAGGGCCGCGGCCGCCGAGGAGACGAGCACGACCGAGCCCCCATCGTGCATGAAGACGGGTTTGGCGGAGTGCACCGCCGCGAAGGCCGTCGTGAGGTTCGCGGCGATGGTCGCGTCGAATTCCTGGCGGCTGGTGGTGTGGGCGGGCTTCAGGAGCATGGAGCC
Coding sequences within it:
- a CDS encoding SDR family oxidoreductase, which gives rise to MIEYVAVLAPRSAIAGAVIRRLRERGAHVAGIGRDLDGVNGGALSWKAECDLTDFEAVCFNLSRAREELGGLTGIVNCAGSMLLKPAHTTSRQEFDATIAANLTTAFAAVHSAKPVFMHDGGSVVLVSSAAAALGMGNHEAIAAAKAGVEGLARAAAATYASSGIRFNVVAPGLVETPLSQPITKASAARKISENLHPMGRLGAPDDIARAICWLLDPEQAWVTGQVIGVDGGLGRVQPRPRVNTAAK